The following coding sequences are from one Humulus lupulus chromosome X, drHumLupu1.1, whole genome shotgun sequence window:
- the LOC133803444 gene encoding putative methyltransferase At1g22800, mitochondrial, with product MRGFNLFQRSSSLWRRERNALRSISSSRSFCTENGDGLQSSRVKIFDRDLKRKQRDRARWLMGQTQNDSFVDAVVENVLDRLEDCKKSFPTTLCLGGSILPIKRLLRGRGGIEKLIMMDTSYDMVKLCKDAELDDAQNEKIETSFIVGDEEFLPVKENSLDLVISCLGLHWTNDLPGAMIQSRLALKPDGLFLGAILGGETLKELRIACTVAQMEREGGISPRISPLAQVRDAGNLLTRAGFTLPGVDVDEYVVKYQSALELIEHLRTMGETNALLQRNKILKRETALATAAIYQSMFGAEDGTVPATYQVIYMTGWKEHESQPKAKRRGSATVSFMDIKKQFGNTGS from the exons ATGAGAGGCTTCAACTTGTTTCAGAGAAGCTCATCGCTATGGAGGAGAGAAAGAAATGCACTTCGCTCCATATCATCATCTAGGTCATTTTGTACGGAAAATGGCGATGGTCTTCAGAGCTCTAGGGTTAAGATCTTCGATCGCGACCTCAAACGCAAACAA CGTGATCGAGCTAGATGGTTGATGGGTCAGACTCAAAATGACTCCTTTGTCGACGCTGTTGTTGAGAATGTATTGGATCGTTTGGAG GACTGCAAAAAATCATTTCCTACTACATTATGCTTAGGGGGTTCAATACTACCTATCAAGCGTTTGTTACGTGGCCGGG gtgGCATTGAGAAGCTTATTATGATGGACACATCGTATGACATGGTAAAGTTGTGTAAAGATGCTGAGCTTGATGATGCACAGAATGAAAAGATTGAGACCTCCTTTATTGTTGGCGATGAGGAATTTTTGCCTGTTAAAGAAAA CTCTCTAGATCTGGTAATAAGTTGCTTGGGCCTTCATTGGACTAATGATCTTCCAGGAGCTATGATACAG AGTAGATTGGCATTGAAGCCTGATGGCCTATTTTTGGGAGCTATTCTTGGAGGAGAAACCTTGAA GGAGCTGAGAATTGCTTGCACAGTGGCACAAATGGAGCGTGAAGGGGGCATCAGTCCACGAATTTCACCTTTGGCACAA GTGCGAGATGCAGGAAATCTTTTGACCAGAGCAGGTTTTACTCTTCCAGGTGTTGATGTCGATGAATACGTAGTTAAATATCAAAGTG CTCTTGAGCTAATAGAACATCTGCGAACAATGGGTGAAACTAATGCTCTTCTACAAAGAAACAAG ATTCTGAAGAGAGAAACAGCCCTTGCAACTGCAGCTATATACCAGTCAATGTTTGGCGCAGAAGATGGCACGGTCCCGGCTACTTATCAG GTTATTTACATGACAGGGTGGAAGGAGCATGAATCTCAACCAAAGGCCAAAAGGAGAGGTTCTGCCACTGTGTCCTTCATGGACATTAAGAAGCAGTTTGGAAATACTGGAAGTTGA
- the LOC133805563 gene encoding G-type lectin S-receptor-like serine/threonine-protein kinase LECRK3 — protein MAAIYFVLLLITTKFSISTAQQKINNTLISLRSSLSSNTSNSHWLSSSGHFAFGFYQTQDNGFAVGIWYEKLNQKTVVWTANPDDPPLSQDATLFFNKDGNIVLRDKQGLQKATITNSSQPAASASMLDSGNFVLYNLNSMITWQSFDHQTDTLLPGQHLLPGNQLVSANKRFRLAMQGDGNLVQYPAISPNKAFFSYWARNINIRTGNNVSLNLDLDGHLYLLNATGLNTKPIFRTGKSLSEKVLYRLTLDVDGILRLYSHSSVNINSSWVVEWASVANKCAPVGLCGLNSYCLTDHDEEPDYACLPGFDFVDEHRRNLGCQRNTSIDCIAQNQSDHNLEGDSHLSSVELDGIAWNNEDLYSIVSVMNKSACIDECLKDRNCQAAMFRNNMRCRKLTTPLRYSRIGRKGFVTTIIKVCTTSLSGKEKTSDHHQQVVQSGIFITSMVVSSLGIIGLVISGALIYRFRALYYKRIVNLDHDKFLEDMSVRPYTFGELEKATNGFQDQVGKGAFGTVFKGVILSNSWRTSKVVAIKRLERVIADGEQEFRNEMRVIGKTHHRNLVKLHGYCHEGPNRLLVYEYMKNGSLADFLFKSKTRKPNWEERVGIALDIAKGIVYLHEECETQIIHCDIKPENILMDDQNSAKIADFGLAKLLMPDQTRTYTGLRGTRGYLAPEWHRNMAITVKADVYSFGIMVLEIVCCRRSVQMDVPEEKAVLANWVYDCFMFGQLEKLVEDDHVEKSEVEKMIKLGLWCIQEEPTLRPSMKKVCLMLEGIIDVPAPPNLTPSKSSSG, from the coding sequence aTGGCTGCAATCTATTTTGTGTTGCTTCTGATTACTACCAAGTTCTCAATATCAACAGCTCAACAAAAGATCAATAACACACTAATCAGCTTACGCTCTTCTCTCTCTTCCAATACCAGTAACTCACATTGGTTATCTAGCTCTGGCCACTTTGCATTTGGCTTCTACCAAACACAAGACAATGGTTTTGCAGTTGGAATCTGGTATGAGAAACTAAACCAGAAGACAGTCGTATGGACAGCAAATCCAGATGACCCCCCATTGTCCCAAGATGCTACACTGTTTTTCAATAAAGATGGGAACATTGTCTTGCGAGATAAGCAAGGTCTACAAAAAGCCACCATTACCAATTCCTCTCAGCCTGCAGCCTCAGCTTCCATGCTCGATTCGGGCAACTTCGTCCTCTACAACTTGAACTCGATGATCACATGGCAGAGTTTCGATCATCAAACAGATACCCTTTTGCCAGGACAGCATCTGCTTCCAGGAAATCAACTTGTTTCAGCCAACAAAAGGTTCCGGCTTGCTATGCAGGGAGATGGGAATTTGGTCCAATACCCTGCAATAAGTCCAAACAAAGCCTTTTTTTCTTACTGGGCAAGGAACATCAACATTAGGACAGGTAACAATGTGAGTCTAAATCTTGATCTTGATGGCCATCTTTACCTTCTTAATGCCACTGGTCTCAATACAAAGCCGATTTTTCGTACTGGGAAAAGTCTCAGTGAGAAAGTTCTGTATCGGTTAACACTAGATGTAGATGGAATATTACGATTGTATTCTCATAGTTCAGTAAATATAAACAGCAGTTGGGTGGTCGAGTGGGCTTCAGTTGCAAACAAGTGTGCCCCAGTTGGACTATGCGGCTTGAATTCATATTGTCTTACAGATCATGATGAAGAACCGGATTACGCATGCCTACCAGGCTTTGATTTTGTCGATGAGCACAGGAGAAACTTAGGCTGCCAGAGAAATACAAGCATAGATTGCATTGCTCAAAACCAAAGTGATCATAATCTTGAGGGAGACTCTCATCTTTCTTCTGTCGAACTTGATGGAATTGCGTGGAACAACGAAGACTTGTATTCTATCGTTTCGGTGATGAACAAGTCAGCTTGCATAGATGAATGCTTGAAAGACCGTAATTGCCAAGCTGCTATGTTCCGGAACAACATGAGGTGTCGTAAACTAACCACTCCATTGAGATATTCGAGAATTGGGAGAAAAGGCTTCGTTACAACCATTATAAAAGTCTGTACAACAAGTTTGAGCGGCAAAGAAAAAACCAGTGATCATCATCAACAAGTAGTTCAAAGTGGAATCTTCATCACCAGCATGGTCGTTTCGAGTTTGGGAATCATTGGCTTAGTGATTTCGGGTGCTCTTATCTACAGATTCCGTGCTTTGTATTACAAAAGAATTGTGAATCTGGATCATGACAAGTTTCTTGAAGATATGTCTGTAAGACCATACACGTTTGGTGAGTTAGAAAAGGCCACAAATGGTTTCCAAGATCAAGTGGGAAAAGGAGCATTTGGGACAGTTTTCAAAGGAGTGATTTTATCAAACAGCTGGAGGACTAGTAAAGTTGTGGCCATTAAGAGACTAGAGAGAGTAATCGCGGACGGAGAACAAGAGTTCAGGAACGAAATGCGAGTAATAGGCAAAACCCATCACAGAAACTTGGTCAAACTCCATGGTTACTGCCATGAAGGACCAAACAGGCTACTGGTTTATGAGTACATGAAAAACGGTTCTTTAGCTGATTTTCTCTTCAAGTCCAAGACAAGAAAGCCTAATTGGGAGGAAAGAGTTGGAATAGCATTAGATATAGCTAAAGGCATAGTCTACTTACATGAAGAGTGTGAAACTCAGATAATCCACTGTGATATCAAACCAGAAAACATACTAATGGACGATCAAAACTCGGCGAAAATTGCAGATTTCGGGCTGGCTAAACTACTAATGCCTGATCAAACCAGAACTTACACTGGTTTGCGAGGAACGAGAGGATATTTGGCACCGGAATGGCATCGAAACATGGCGATAACAGTGAAAGCTGATGTTTATAGTTTTGGAATCATGGTTTTGGAGATTGTTTGTTGTAGAAGGAGTGTGCAAATGGATGTTCCTGAAGAGAAAGCTGTTCTTGCCAACTGGGTTTATGACTGTTTCATGTTTGGTCAACTGGAAAAACTGGTTGAAGATGATCATGTGGAGAAGAGTGAAGTGGAGAAGATGATTAAGTTGGGACTTTGGTGCATTCAAGAGGAACCAACTTTGAGACCTTCTATGAAGAAAGTTTGTCTTATGTTGGAAGGTATCATAGACGTTCCTGCTCCTCCTAATCTAACCCCATCCAAGTCATCTTCTGGTTAG